The genomic segment ACTTCATACTCCCCCAGACCTCCTGTCATTGATTATGATAAAAAAAATAAGGATATAGTATCAGGCAGAAATAACATGGTTTTTATATCTTTTATTCTTGTTATGGTAATTTTTTCAGTCACTTCTGTTTTTTTTTATAAACAATACACACAGGAACAAGCATTACAGAAAATAAATTATGAAAAAGCAAAGGTAAACAGCAGGCTTTTTGATAATTTACTTGAACAGAAGGCTGACACACTTCTTAACCTGCTTAACAAACTGACATATCTTCCGCGCATGAGAGCAGCTTTTCCTAAAATTGTCATGATGTATCCAATAGCACAATTGCAAAGGGGAACAAATGCTTCTGATCAAGCAAAGGCAGCTCTTGAGTTTATCCTGGAAGTGAGAAAAGTATTTGATCTCTGGTGTGAAAAACCTAATTATTTTGATCTGAAAAACAGGGCCAGTGAAGAAGATATTAAATATTTCCTGGCAGCATGGGAGGAAACAGCTCGTGTTCTTAAATATCTTGAAAATGCAAAACAGAAACCTGAAAAATACCTTTCAACATCAAGCTCAATTTCTTATAAATGAGTATGTGATGCCCTGTACTTTCACCCTGCCTGCCTGGATTTAATCAGTTTAAGTACAGGGTCAGAAGAAATAATATAGTAAATATTTCCTTTGTTATTATCTTGAGAGTTTTTTAATTCCATGATTTTTGTATCAGAATTAAGCTTTACATATGCCAGTACCTGTAATTTTTCTTTATTATCCTTAATGCTGCGAAATTTATTCTCAGAAATCCTGCCTTTGTTATCATATGCCCAGTATATTATCTTTTCATGAGCCATTACAGTGGGATCACCAAAAATAAAAAAAGATTTCCCACTATATCCTGCATTTTTTTATAAGGTAGTGTCCATCCATATTTATAAATATTTGTTTTATTGCAAAATCGCATTGTTTTTCTTGCATTTTTTTGAACTATGAAATATAAATAATTATTTAACATACCAATTATATTTAAAATATCACAAAGGAGACAAAATAAAATGCGTGAAAAATATCAAACAGGGAGTCCGGCAGAAATTACATGTAATCATTGTATCAGCTTGTAATATTAAGTTATTTTGGTAAGTGGCAAAGGCCGATCATTATAATTACACCATAGTCAATTTTAATGAGCCTTCACAAATACAAACTGAGCATTTATAGATATTTCAATTAAAATTTCATTTTTTAAAAAATTATTGGTGCGAGACAATGATCTGTATTTAAATTTCTGCCGGAATCCCTGTCCGAAGTTTTTAAAACTTCGGAAGTCTCACAGCACCAATTTGGGTATATTATCTTGGTAAAAATCCCTGACTTTATCTTGATATATCGGCAAATATTATATATTAATGCGCATTTATAATATTTTAATTACTTAATAATATTATATAATATATATTTATCAAGATAAAAATAAGGATCGGCAAATGATATATAATAATCCATTTAACCACATGACTCCTTTTTTTCCATCTGAGCAAGATGGAGAGATACAAGAGTTGGCTGTTCAAGTCATTCAGAATTCAGCAAAATTGAGCGGTAATATTCATGAAATATCTCAAAAAGGAATTATAAAACATCTTAGAATTATTAATAGTTATTATTCTAACAGAATTGAAGGAAATTTCACACATCCTATTGATATTGAAAGAGCCATTAATAATGACTATTCCAAAGAACCTGAAAAAAGGGAATTACAAGTAGAAAGTAAGATACATGTTGATGTTCAGGAAATTATTAATGAAATATTAGGAAAGGACGAGCGCGATATATGTTCAATAGATTTTATCACTCTTATTCATAAATTATTTTACGAACGCTTACCACAAGATTTGAGATATGTATATGAGAAAGAAAAAAATGAAAAAATAGAAGTTATTCCTGGACAATTAAGACAGCGTGAAGTTAAGGTAGGAAACCATATACCTCCGACACATAGTTCTCTTAACAAATTTTTAAATAGATTTAGGGATATATATTGCATAAACAATCTTCATGGGACAAAGAAAATAATAGGCGCTGCAAGTTCTCACCATCGATTACTATGGATACATCCATTTTTAGATGGAAATGGGCGCATAGCTAGACTTTATACCGATACATATATGAACTCTGTGATAGAAGGTTATGGCTTATGGACAATTAGCAGAGGGTTTGCCCGCAATCGAGATAGTTATATGAGAAATTTGGAAAGTGCTGATTTAAATAGAAAAGGAAATTTTGATGGTAGAGGGTGCCTTTCTCAAAAAGGATTAAATGATTTTTGCATTTTTTTTCTTGAAACATGCTTGGATCAAATTGAATTTATGGGAAGTCTGTTTGAATTTGATGATTTTATTGACAGATTAGAAGGATATGTTTTTTTAAGACATAAAAAAATGATTCCTGGAAAGACTCCTTTAAAAAAAGAAGCATTTTATCTATTAAAAGAAGCATATTTATGCGGAGAATTTAACAGAGGTGAAGCAGATAGGCTTACTGGATTATCAAAAAGAACTGCCCGAAATGTGCTTAAACAATTGATTGATGATAAATTACTCCAATCCAATACACCAAAAGGTCCTGTTCATTTTAATATTCCAGTACATGCTGCAAATTACTTATTTCCTGATTTATTCCCTTCGCTTCCTAAACAAAAATTGGTTATAGTTAAAGGTCATTGATGATAAATCGCCATACGAACAGCAAATTTATACGTCGGAAGGAAAAACTAACCGGTTTCCAAAGGTGAACCTTTGTAACTGAGTAACCGTATGAGTTAATTGCTCACGTACGGGTCTGTGGGGGGGTGCGTCTGGTAAGGTGCATCTACCCGGAAGACGTTTATCAGCAGTTCACATGTGTTATCCATATCATCATTCCTGGCTCCCGCTCCGGTTTGATGCTTCCAGAGTTGAGTTCCCCTCACGGTTTGCTCGCCAGTCCTTACGGACACGCTGCTCACGTTTTCCTCAAAGCTTCATACATCAGACACCAGCGGTGTAAGTGCATGTCGGAGTAGGAAACTGTCTGCAATAAGACAGGTTAATTTTATGTGATTCTCGTTTAATGAGAATTATATATTAACAATAAAATCAGGGATTTTGAACGACTGGTTGTGCGTTTTACTAACTTGTTTGTTGTAAGTTTCATCCCTATGAGGTAGATTCTTCAGCGAATTATGTCAGACTGCTTCTTGTGAAATATATTGATGAATAATATTACTTATGAGTGTTTGACAAGACATTCCTTTTTTCTTTGCCTGTAATTGAATTATATTGAAGTCATTTTCAGTAAGCCTGATATTGATATTTTGAACTTTCCCGATAAACTGATTTGCACCGTCAGTAAATTTTTGCAGAATTTTATCATCGGTAACAGAAGGAAAAAGTCTTCCCTCTTCAAAATCTTGTAAAATTTCTATTTCTTCTTCATTAAGTTTCATATTTTCCTCATTAACCATTTTTTTGTGTATTTCCTGCTCGGAATAATAGTTTTCAGGAAAACTTCATCTTGTTCCTCATTATAAACAAATGGCACAAGATACACATAATCATTTATATTTACAAACATAACGGACTGATGATCGAATTTATCCTTATTGTAATGGGGTTCAATACCAATCAATCCTCCCTCTGCTATGGAATGAATTATTTCATCAAAAGAAATTTTTCTTTCCTTTTTCAAAAGTTCATTCTTCTCTGAACTCCAATTATAGTTCATAGTGTTTTGTTATCATTATCTAAAATTAAATTTGTGTAATAGATTTACTTTTTTGGAAATTTATTTCGTGTTCCGATGCACAACACTGAGTTAATCGGCAGACGTGAAAAAAAAGACTCTCACCTCATATGGCTCAAGCAGCTTTCACTGATTTTACACGATGACTTAGTATCTGCCTGTCAGCATCTTTGGCTTACCGGCGCTCAAGACGTTTATCAGCAGTTCACATGTGTTATCCATATCATCATTCCTGGCTCCCGCTCCGGTTCGATGCTTCCAGAGTTGACATCCCCTCACGGTTTTGTCTCCAATCCTTGCGGTCAAGTTGCTCACGTTGTTCTCCAAGCTTCATACAGCAGACACCAGCGGTGAAAGTGCATGTCGGAGTAGGAAACTGTCTGCAATAAGACAGGTTAATTTTGCTTGATTCTCGTTTAATGAGAATCAAGTATTAACAATAAAATCAGCGACTTCATGTCGCAACCGCTGGAGCGCCGGGTTAGCCCCGGAATAGTTCGTAACATCACAAATTAACAATAAGTCCTTCTCGTCGGGCTATTTCAATAATTGTACTCTCATCGTCAGTCTTCCATCGATTTGAACCGACAGGAATCGGTTCTATCCGATTATCAGTCCGGGCAGCCGTTCTCCATAATAAATTAATATCTTCACGACTACACTCTTTATCATATTTATCAGATATTACGATTAAATCAATATCGCTCCATTTATGATTTGTTTCTTTTGCATAGGAACCAAAAAGGATAGCATGTTTGACCGGTACACCAATGCGTGAAAGCTCTTTTAAATAATTCCTAACTGATACTATAATTGATTCTTTAGCCATTTAACATCTCTTCGGTTTGAGTTAAAAGATATTCAGCTTCTTTCTGCGATGGAATTGGTCCCCATAATTCAGGGTAGCGTCCTTCGATATTAAAAGGATTCATTTCAGATAAAAAATCAGTGTGCTTTTGTTCAAAAGTAATTCCTGAAAACTCAGATAATCTTACAAGATTATGAAGTCTCGGAGCTATATCATTACTATGTAAGCAAATGAAGGCTTCTAAAATTTTTTCCAATGCAATGTGAAGCAAGAATAAGCCATGACGGATTTTGTTTGATTTGATAAGTTGATTCGCTACATCAAAATCTTAGTCAGCCCCTTTCTTCCAATGTTCGATATGTTTTTCTATGTTTATCATAATGTTAGTTATCTTGATGAATAAGGGGCTAACGAGAAGGTAACTGGCGGCAGGGGCTGAAGCGATAGCGAAAGCCCCTGCTGTCCGGTTGACCGACTTGTTATGCCCTTTTTAAAGGCTCTTTTGTATGTTTTAATTCTTCTTTCCAATTTTTGAATTTCTTCATAGCTTCATTATTTATCTCAGTAGTTGACTTTCCCTTTTTAAGATTATGAAGTCTATTTCTTATTTCGTGAAGTTCCCATAATATATAATCTTCATTTTTTGTGTAGCTATTTTCATATATTTCCATATTCAGATCCTCCAAATAATTGTAACGAACCAATTTCAATAATTGGATATTGATGTTTCAAATTAATTTCGTGAATTTTTTTGATTGGATTGATACTGACAATATGTTTAAAATTCCAAGAAGCAAGAGCATCAAGTAAATTTACCGATGCTACCGCTATATGATTGGCATCTTCTGGTTCAGAAAAGGGTATAGCACCTTTGTTCATATACTCATTGGCTAAACTGTTTGATTTTTCTGATAATTCAAGTAGTTTTACTTCATAATTGACGAGAAGTTTTTTAATATTTGATCTTTTTTCAATATTTTGTAGTTCATCAATTTCATCAACAGTTATAGTTGAAATATAAAGATCAAATATTGATGCTTTATTTTCAAACCATTTCTGAGTTATCAGTTGTCTAACTGGCTTTGACGTATCATAATATGCACTTGGTACCGAAGTATCAAGATATAGTTTGATTTTATCCAGCATTAGTTTTCTCTTTCAATTCTGCCTTCCATTTAAATAATGATTAATTTATTTATCTTTTTATAGGAAAAAGCAATATTAATTTTGTTATTTTCTTTTAATATTTAGTCATTATTTCATAAAATTAAAGACTTAAAGAAATACAAGGATTTTGCTTGTTAAATATTATATGCAAATATTGAAATAAACCTGGGTTTAATGTCTTTACAATAATTGATAAAAAGCAGATAAAAAACTGCGGCACTAAGTACCTCATCAAAAATTTCATAACATCCGTAGGGGCAGGCCCCTGTGCCTGCCCTTGCAGCGAGGGCAGCCACAGGGGGCTGCCCCTACAATATGTTACAAAATTTATGTGCAGGTGCTTATTATACGGATTCACAAATCTGTACACAGTTTATGTATTGAAAATTATTTTTGTTTATTCATGATTATAACATAAATAAAAAAGGAGAAATACAATGCTTTCCATAAAAGATTCAAAGCTTTTGAAAAACCAGTGTTATATTAACGGACAGTGGCATGATGCAGATTCAGGTGCAACCCTTGCGGTTATTAATCCTGCTGACGGCAGTGAACTGGGAACTGTTCCCAATATCAGCCCTGCACAGGTAAAACAGGCCATAGATGCTGCAAATCAGGCTTGGGGAGCATGGAGGGCAAAAACTGCGGGGGAAAGGGCAGGGATTTTGCGTAAATGGTATGAGCTTATTATGGAAAACCAGGAAGACCTTGCTGTTTTGATGACTGCAGAGCAGGGCAAGCCCCTTGCAGAAGCTAAGGGGGAGATTGCCTATGGAGCGTCTTTTGTGGAATGGTTTGCAGAAGAAGGCAAAAGGATTTACGGAGATACAATCCCGGCTCACCAGCAGGGAACCCGTATCCTGGTTTTAAAAGAACCTGTGGGTGTATGTGCTGCAATAACCCCGTGGAATTTTCCTTCTGCCATGATAACAAGAAAGGCCGCTCCTGCACTTGCAGCAGGATGTGTCATGATTGTAAAACCTGCCAGCCAGACACCTTTGTCTGCACTGGCACTTGCAGAGCTTGCTGACAGGGCAGGGATTTCTCCGGGTGTATTCAGTGTTATTACAGGAAGTTCTCCGGTTATTGGAAAGGAGCTTACAGAGGATTCACGGGTTCGCAAGCTCAGTTTTACAGGGTCAACAGACACTGGAAAACTGCTTATGCAGCAGTGCGCTGGAACTGTGAAAAAGATTTCCCTTGAGCTTGGGGGCAATGCTCCTTTTATTGTTTTTGATGATGCAGATATTGATGCAGCAGTTCAGGGAGCCATTATCTGCAAATACAGAAACAGCGGCCAGACCTGTGTTTGTGCCAACAGGATTTTAGTCCAGGACAGGGTTTATGATGAATTTGCAGGAAAATTTATAAAAGCTGTTGAATCCCTCAAGGTTTCCAGCGGATTTGAGCAGGGCGCACAACAGGGACCTATGATTGACATTCCGGCAGTGGAAAAGGCAGAGCGCCTGATTGACGATGCCCTGTCCAAAGGAGCAGTTCTTCTTACAGGCGGAAAACGCCATCATCTGGGCGGAACCTTTTTTGAACCCACTGTTCTTGGCAGTGTTACCCCTGATATGCAGATTGCATCACAGGAAACCTTTGGACCTGTTGGTCCCTTGTTCAGGTTTAAAACCGAAGAACAGGCCATTGAAATGGCAAACAATACTGATTACGGGCTGGCAGCCTATTTTTATTCACGGGACATGGGCAGAATGTGGAGGGTGTCAGAGGGCCTTGAATATGGAATGGTGGGCATTAATACAGGCATTATTTCAACAGTTGCAGCTCCTTTTGGGGGGATAAAGCAGTCAGGGGTTGGCCGGGAAGGTTCAAGATATGGAATTGAGGAATATATTGAGATAAAATACCTCTGTATCAGTATGATTGACAAATAAGGGAATTATTAATAAATAATATACCTGGAATGAAACCCTAAGGGTTTTTAAAACCCTTAGGGTTTGAGGGTAAATTATTAATTGGGAAATGCCTAAGTCAAGCCTGATTAAGAAGATTTTGAGCAATGCCCAGCAGTTCCTCAGCTTCAGGCGGTTTTTCCATATAAGCCTCGGGCTGGGGAACAATGCCTCCAAGCTTTATATTGAGCATTTTTAAATAATGATTAAAGGTTTTTTTTGCTATGGCTGAAAGAATGATAACAGGGATATGTTTAAGCCTTTCATTTGTTTTAAGCTGCTGATACATAAATATCCCGCCTTCTTTGGGCATCATAATATCCAGGGTTATAAGGTCGGGAATATTATCCCCTGCTGCCTTAATCCCTTCCTGCCCGTCCTCTGCTTCTATTATCTTATATCCGCTGGTTTCAAACAATGTGGAAAGAAATATTCTCATATCCTGCTCATCATCAACAATTAATATCTTTTGCTTTTTCATTTCCCTTGTTAAACTCTTCCCTTGTAGTTATTACAAAACAGCAATCTGATAAATACACAATCTATTAAATCTTATCTAATGGAAATACTTGAAAGAGTCCACAATAAATAACCCTTTTTGGGGTTTAAAAACTGTAAATCCTATGGTGTTGACCTTTGCAAGTTCTTCATGATATGAAATCCATGCTATTTATCATAAACAGATTTTTAATTAATTATTAACTTAAATATTCATATTTTAGCTGATTATGCTTCAAGACCTTTCTATAAAAAATTTTGCCATTATTGATGATCTTCAAATCAGTTTTCCCAAAGGTTTTAGTATTTTAAGCGGTGAAACCGGGGCTGGGAAATCCATTATTATTAATGCTGTTAATCTCCTGCTTGGAAGCA from the Desulfonema limicola genome contains:
- a CDS encoding nucleotidyltransferase domain-containing protein → MAKESIIVSVRNYLKELSRIGVPVKHAILFGSYAKETNHKWSDIDLIVISDKYDKECSREDINLLWRTAARTDNRIEPIPVGSNRWKTDDESTIIEIARREGLIVNL
- a CDS encoding toxin is translated as MNYNWSSEKNELLKKERKISFDEIIHSIAEGGLIGIEPHYNKDKFDHQSVMFVNINDYVYLVPFVYNEEQDEVFLKTIIPSRKYTKKWLMRKI
- a CDS encoding NAD-dependent succinate-semialdehyde dehydrogenase; its protein translation is MLSIKDSKLLKNQCYINGQWHDADSGATLAVINPADGSELGTVPNISPAQVKQAIDAANQAWGAWRAKTAGERAGILRKWYELIMENQEDLAVLMTAEQGKPLAEAKGEIAYGASFVEWFAEEGKRIYGDTIPAHQQGTRILVLKEPVGVCAAITPWNFPSAMITRKAAPALAAGCVMIVKPASQTPLSALALAELADRAGISPGVFSVITGSSPVIGKELTEDSRVRKLSFTGSTDTGKLLMQQCAGTVKKISLELGGNAPFIVFDDADIDAAVQGAIICKYRNSGQTCVCANRILVQDRVYDEFAGKFIKAVESLKVSSGFEQGAQQGPMIDIPAVEKAERLIDDALSKGAVLLTGGKRHHLGGTFFEPTVLGSVTPDMQIASQETFGPVGPLFRFKTEEQAIEMANNTDYGLAAYFYSRDMGRMWRVSEGLEYGMVGINTGIISTVAAPFGGIKQSGVGREGSRYGIEEYIEIKYLCISMIDK
- a CDS encoding Fic family protein, with amino-acid sequence MIYNNPFNHMTPFFPSEQDGEIQELAVQVIQNSAKLSGNIHEISQKGIIKHLRIINSYYSNRIEGNFTHPIDIERAINNDYSKEPEKRELQVESKIHVDVQEIINEILGKDERDICSIDFITLIHKLFYERLPQDLRYVYEKEKNEKIEVIPGQLRQREVKVGNHIPPTHSSLNKFLNRFRDIYCINNLHGTKKIIGAASSHHRLLWIHPFLDGNGRIARLYTDTYMNSVIEGYGLWTISRGFARNRDSYMRNLESADLNRKGNFDGRGCLSQKGLNDFCIFFLETCLDQIEFMGSLFEFDDFIDRLEGYVFLRHKKMIPGKTPLKKEAFYLLKEAYLCGEFNRGEADRLTGLSKRTARNVLKQLIDDKLLQSNTPKGPVHFNIPVHAANYLFPDLFPSLPKQKLVIVKGH
- a CDS encoding response regulator, which produces MKKQKILIVDDEQDMRIFLSTLFETSGYKIIEAEDGQEGIKAAGDNIPDLITLDIMMPKEGGIFMYQQLKTNERLKHIPVIILSAIAKKTFNHYLKMLNIKLGGIVPQPEAYMEKPPEAEELLGIAQNLLNQA
- a CDS encoding HEPN domain-containing protein — translated: MLHIALEKILEAFICLHSNDIAPRLHNLVRLSEFSGITFEQKHTDFLSEMNPFNIEGRYPELWGPIPSQKEAEYLLTQTEEMLNG